Proteins encoded within one genomic window of Formosa agariphila KMM 3901:
- a CDS encoding diphosphomevalonate/mevalonate 3,5-bisphosphate decarboxylase family protein: MTEQQFIPQVYTKDITEGTVSWESPSNIALIKYWGKKKDQIPENPSISFTLNACKTTTVLSYSKKETTSDFDFKVYLDGEHKPDFQPKIKTFFERVLVYLPFLKDYAFKIETSNTFPHSSGIASSASGMSALALCLMSLEQQLQPGMTSEFFNQKASFLSRLGSGSACRSIEGDLIVWGENETVEGSSDLFGVKYPYAVHENFKNYQDTILLVDKGEKQVSSTVGHNLMHGHPFAAQRFAQAHENLASLKPILESGDLDAFIALIESEALTLHAMMMTSMPYFILMKPNTLEVINKIWAFRKETGLHIGFTLDAGANVHVLYPKSEAEVILKFIKTELASHCQNRQFICDEIGFGANQLIINKD, translated from the coding sequence ATGACCGAACAACAATTTATTCCTCAAGTCTATACTAAAGACATCACCGAAGGAACCGTGTCTTGGGAGTCTCCAAGCAATATTGCACTTATAAAATATTGGGGTAAGAAAAAGGATCAGATTCCTGAAAATCCATCTATAAGTTTCACACTTAATGCGTGTAAAACCACCACAGTTTTATCGTATTCTAAAAAGGAAACGACTTCAGATTTCGATTTTAAGGTTTATTTAGATGGAGAACACAAACCGGATTTTCAGCCAAAAATTAAAACGTTTTTCGAGCGTGTTCTCGTGTATTTGCCATTTTTAAAAGATTATGCTTTTAAAATTGAAACCTCGAATACCTTTCCGCATAGTTCTGGAATTGCTTCGTCTGCTTCAGGCATGAGCGCATTAGCATTGTGTTTAATGAGTTTAGAGCAACAACTTCAGCCTGGGATGACTTCTGAGTTTTTTAATCAGAAGGCTTCGTTTTTATCGCGATTAGGTTCGGGGTCTGCCTGTAGAAGTATAGAAGGTGACCTAATTGTTTGGGGCGAAAACGAGACGGTGGAAGGCAGTTCAGATTTATTTGGAGTAAAATATCCGTATGCAGTGCATGAGAATTTTAAAAATTATCAGGATACTATATTGTTAGTCGATAAAGGTGAAAAGCAAGTTAGTAGCACAGTTGGTCATAATTTAATGCACGGACATCCATTTGCAGCACAGCGTTTTGCACAAGCTCATGAAAATTTAGCAAGTCTGAAACCTATCTTAGAATCGGGAGATTTAGATGCGTTTATTGCACTTATAGAAAGTGAGGCGTTAACCTTACACGCTATGATGATGACGAGTATGCCTTATTTTATCTTAATGAAACCGAATACGCTAGAGGTGATAAATAAAATCTGGGCGTTTAGAAAAGAAACGGGTTTACATATTGGATTTACTTTAGATGCCGGTGCTAACGTACATGTGTTGTATCCGAAATCTGAAGCTGAAGTCATCTTAAAATTCATTAAAACAGAATTAGCGAGCCATTGCCAAAACAGACAATTTATTTGCGATGAGATAGGTTTTGGTGCAAATCAATTGATTATTAATAAAGATTAA
- a CDS encoding deoxyhypusine synthase family protein, which translates to MSTKGAISNFIEKYYLHFNAAALVDAAKGYEDQLNKGAKMLVSLAGAMSTAELGKIFAEMIRQDKVQIISCTGANLEEDIMNLVAHSHYKRVPNYRDLTPQEEWDLLEKGLNRVTDTCIPEEEAFRRLQEHIFKIWKDAEAKGERYLPHEYMYKMLLSGVLEEYYEIDLKDSWMYAAAEKNLPIICPGWEDSTMGNIFASYVLKGELKASTMKSGIEYMTFLADWYTANSENGIGFFQIGGGIAGDFPICVVPMLYQDMERPETPFWSYFCQISDSTTSYGSYSGAVPNEKITWGKLDIDTPKFIIESDATIVAPLVFAYLLDM; encoded by the coding sequence ATGAGTACTAAAGGAGCAATTTCAAATTTTATAGAAAAATATTATTTACACTTTAACGCAGCTGCTTTAGTAGATGCTGCAAAAGGGTATGAAGACCAATTAAATAAAGGTGCTAAAATGTTAGTGTCTTTAGCAGGTGCAATGAGTACTGCAGAGTTGGGAAAAATCTTTGCAGAGATGATTCGCCAAGATAAAGTGCAAATTATTTCTTGTACGGGAGCCAACCTAGAAGAAGACATCATGAATCTTGTTGCGCATTCTCATTACAAACGTGTGCCTAACTATCGTGATTTAACACCTCAGGAAGAATGGGATTTGTTAGAAAAAGGATTAAACCGAGTGACAGACACATGTATTCCTGAAGAAGAGGCGTTTAGACGTTTACAAGAGCATATCTTTAAAATTTGGAAAGATGCCGAAGCTAAAGGAGAGCGTTATTTACCACATGAATATATGTATAAAATGTTATTGTCTGGTGTGTTAGAAGAGTACTACGAGATTGATTTAAAAGATTCTTGGATGTACGCTGCAGCAGAGAAAAACTTACCTATTATTTGTCCAGGTTGGGAAGATAGTACAATGGGTAATATTTTTGCTAGTTATGTGCTTAAGGGTGAATTAAAAGCAAGCACCATGAAATCTGGAATAGAGTATATGACATTTCTTGCAGATTGGTATACAGCAAATTCAGAAAACGGAATCGGTTTCTTCCAAATAGGAGGAGGAATTGCTGGAGATTTTCCAATTTGCGTTGTACCTATGTTATATCAAGATATGGAGCGTCCTGAAACACCATTCTGGAGTTATTTCTGTCAGATTTCAGATTCAACAACAAGTTATGGTTCGTATTCTGGAGCTGTTCCAAACGAAAAAATTACTTGGGGTAAACTAGATATCGATACCCCAAAATTTATAATTGAAAGTGACGCAACTATAGTTGCGCCATTAGTTTTTGCTTACTTATTAGATATGTAA
- a CDS encoding pseudouridine synthase encodes MNKQQGSNKKGKASGRGSGNSRNTSYARGNAPIKKQDVSNAPKPKQQVAKKSNPGEIRLNKYIANSGICSRRDADMHIATGLVSVNGKIVTEMGYKVKLEDEVRFDGGRVNPEKKAYVLLNKPKGFATTTSEGKGRTVMDLVANATSSRIKPIGRLGRNSLGLILFTNDEDIAKKFTNSKNGVPRLFHIELNKNLKHEDFIKIKEGFKVEGKLVSVEEISYIDKGSKKEIGLKVKNTGSTIIRTIFDYLKYDIEKIDCVSIGQLTKKDIPRGHWKHLTEQEVISLKML; translated from the coding sequence ATGAATAAGCAACAAGGCAGCAACAAAAAAGGAAAAGCTTCAGGACGTGGATCAGGAAATTCACGAAATACAAGTTATGCAAGAGGAAATGCGCCTATTAAGAAACAAGATGTTTCAAATGCACCTAAGCCTAAGCAGCAGGTAGCTAAAAAATCGAATCCAGGGGAAATACGTTTAAATAAATACATCGCAAATTCTGGTATTTGTTCACGTCGCGATGCCGACATGCATATTGCTACAGGTTTGGTGTCTGTAAATGGTAAAATTGTTACCGAAATGGGGTATAAAGTTAAGCTGGAAGACGAAGTGCGTTTTGATGGTGGTCGCGTTAACCCAGAAAAGAAAGCGTATGTATTATTAAATAAGCCAAAAGGTTTTGCTACAACAACTAGCGAAGGTAAAGGTCGTACGGTAATGGATTTAGTAGCTAACGCCACAAGTTCTAGAATAAAACCAATAGGACGTTTAGGTAGAAACTCTTTAGGCCTTATCTTGTTTACAAACGACGAAGATATTGCTAAGAAATTTACCAATTCTAAAAACGGTGTTCCAAGATTATTTCATATCGAATTAAACAAGAACTTAAAGCACGAAGATTTTATTAAAATTAAAGAAGGTTTTAAGGTTGAAGGAAAACTTGTATCTGTAGAAGAAATTAGCTATATCGATAAAGGGTCTAAAAAAGAGATTGGATTGAAAGTTAAAAATACAGGGAGTACAATCATCCGTACAATATTCGATTATTTAAAATACGATATCGAAAAGATTGATTGTGTTAGTATTGGTCAGTTAACAAAAAAAGATATTCCTCGCGGACACTGGAAGCACTTAACAGAACAAGAAGTTATTAGTCTTAAGATGCTGTAA
- a CDS encoding type III PLP-dependent enzyme domain-containing protein yields the protein MNTKYIDLINQSFYFPQEEFKLRNKTLEFHDIDLMKLVEEYGAPLKFTYLPQISNNIARAKGWFAKAIEKNDYKGKYNYCYCTKSSHFKHVLNEALKNDIHIETSSAFDIDIVENLKKEGKITDDTFVISNGFKRAQYVTNIARLINNGHKNAIPIIDNYEEIDLLSQEIKGKFNVGIRIASEEEPKFEFYTSRLGIGYKNIVPFYNRQIKDNPKVELKMLHFFINTGIRDNAYYWNELVKCLKVYTALKKICPTLDSLNIGGGFPIKNSLGFDFDYEYMVDEILNQIKGVCEEEEVEVPNIFTEFGSFTVGESGGAIYEVLYQKQQNDREKWNMINSSFITTLPDTWAINKRFIMLPINRWHESYERVLLGGLTCDSDDYYNSEQHMNAIYLPKYNKDKPLYIGFFNTGAYQETIGGFGGLQHCLIPSPKHILINRDEDGNLVKEVFSEQQKSEDLLKILGYNEQ from the coding sequence ATGAACACTAAATATATTGATCTAATAAATCAATCATTTTATTTTCCACAAGAAGAATTTAAATTACGAAATAAGACGCTCGAATTTCACGACATAGATTTAATGAAATTGGTAGAAGAATACGGTGCGCCTTTAAAATTCACCTATTTACCACAAATATCTAACAACATTGCACGTGCTAAAGGGTGGTTTGCAAAAGCTATAGAAAAGAACGATTATAAGGGGAAGTATAACTATTGTTATTGTACTAAAAGTTCTCATTTTAAACATGTGTTAAACGAGGCTTTAAAGAACGATATTCATATAGAAACCTCTTCGGCTTTCGATATAGATATTGTTGAAAACTTAAAGAAGGAAGGAAAAATTACCGATGATACATTTGTAATTAGCAATGGTTTTAAGCGTGCACAATACGTAACTAATATTGCTAGATTAATTAACAATGGGCATAAAAATGCCATTCCAATAATTGATAATTACGAGGAAATAGATTTATTGTCTCAGGAAATTAAAGGTAAGTTTAATGTTGGAATTCGTATTGCTTCTGAAGAAGAACCAAAATTCGAATTTTATACTTCTAGATTAGGAATTGGTTACAAAAACATTGTGCCTTTTTATAATCGTCAGATAAAAGACAATCCAAAAGTAGAGCTTAAAATGCTTCACTTTTTTATCAATACAGGAATTCGCGATAACGCCTATTACTGGAACGAATTAGTGAAATGTTTAAAAGTGTATACAGCTTTAAAGAAAATTTGCCCAACTTTAGATAGTTTAAATATTGGTGGTGGTTTTCCGATTAAAAATTCATTAGGATTCGATTTCGACTACGAGTATATGGTAGACGAAATCTTAAACCAAATTAAAGGTGTTTGTGAAGAAGAAGAGGTAGAAGTACCAAATATTTTCACAGAATTTGGTAGTTTTACTGTAGGAGAAAGTGGTGGTGCCATTTACGAAGTTCTATATCAAAAACAACAAAACGATCGTGAGAAGTGGAATATGATTAACTCATCTTTCATTACAACATTACCAGATACTTGGGCCATTAACAAACGTTTTATTATGTTGCCAATTAACCGTTGGCACGAAAGTTATGAGCGTGTGTTATTAGGTGGTTTAACTTGCGATAGCGACGATTATTACAACAGCGAACAGCATATGAACGCTATTTATTTGCCAAAGTATAATAAAGATAAACCGTTGTATATAGGGTTCTTTAATACCGGTGCATACCAAGAAACAATTGGTGGATTTGGTGGATTACAGCACTGTTTAATCCCATCTCCAAAACATATTTTAATAAACAGAGACGAGGACGGAAACCTTGTTAAAGAAGTATTTAGTGAACAACAAAAAAGTGAAGACTTACTTAAAATTTTAGGTTACAATGAGCAATAA
- a CDS encoding acyl-CoA carboxylase subunit beta, whose product MANQEKINELIEKRAKAKLGGGEKRIDSQHAKGKLTARERIDILLDDDSFEEFDMFVTHRTKSFGLDKQVYLSDGVITGHGTIDGRIVYVFSQDFTVFGGSLSETYALKICKIMDMAMKIGVPVIGLNDSGGARIQEGVRSLAGYAEIFQRNIMASGVIPQISSILGPCAGGAVYSPALTDFTIMTDQTSYMFVTGPKVVQSVTGEQVTTEELGGAKIHSTKSGVSHFLADNDEENLLLIRKLLSYLPSNNLEDAPSIPCIDPIDRKDDALNSIIPENANQPYDIVDVISILTDNGEFTEVHRDYARNIVVGFARFNGRSVGIVANQPKYYAGVLDCEASRKAARFVRFCDAFNIPIVTLVDVPGFLPGTGQEYSGIILHGAKLLFAYGEATVPKVTITLRKSYGGAHDVMSCKQLRGDLNYAWPTAEIAVMGAKGAVEVLEGSNIRKIEDAGEKQTYINEKEHEYNTKFANPYVAAKYGFIDDVIEPRNTRFRIVRALELLANKKEVNPPKKHSNIPL is encoded by the coding sequence ATGGCAAATCAAGAAAAAATTAATGAGCTCATTGAAAAAAGAGCAAAAGCAAAATTAGGTGGTGGAGAAAAGCGTATCGATTCCCAACATGCTAAAGGAAAATTAACCGCTCGTGAGAGAATCGATATTTTATTGGATGATGATAGTTTTGAAGAATTTGACATGTTTGTTACACACAGAACAAAATCGTTCGGATTAGATAAACAAGTGTATTTGTCTGATGGTGTCATTACAGGACACGGAACCATCGATGGGCGAATTGTATATGTGTTTTCTCAGGATTTTACAGTTTTTGGAGGGTCTCTTTCTGAAACCTATGCCTTAAAAATATGTAAGATTATGGATATGGCTATGAAAATAGGTGTACCTGTAATTGGACTTAACGATAGTGGAGGAGCGCGTATTCAAGAAGGTGTAAGATCGCTTGCTGGATATGCAGAAATCTTCCAAAGAAATATAATGGCATCTGGGGTTATTCCACAAATATCGTCAATACTAGGACCTTGTGCAGGTGGAGCAGTATATTCTCCGGCATTAACAGATTTTACAATCATGACCGATCAAACCAGTTATATGTTTGTAACAGGACCTAAAGTTGTACAATCGGTAACAGGAGAACAAGTGACCACAGAAGAGTTAGGTGGTGCAAAAATTCATTCTACAAAATCTGGAGTGTCTCATTTCTTAGCCGATAATGACGAAGAAAATTTATTGCTAATTAGAAAGTTATTAAGCTATTTACCATCTAATAATTTAGAAGATGCACCTTCAATTCCGTGTATAGATCCAATAGATAGAAAAGACGATGCTTTAAATAGTATTATTCCAGAAAATGCCAATCAGCCTTACGATATAGTGGATGTTATTTCTATACTAACAGATAATGGCGAATTTACAGAAGTACATAGAGATTATGCTAGAAATATAGTTGTTGGATTTGCAAGATTTAATGGGCGTTCTGTTGGTATTGTGGCTAATCAGCCTAAATATTATGCAGGTGTATTGGATTGCGAAGCGTCTAGAAAGGCCGCCCGTTTTGTACGATTCTGCGACGCATTTAATATTCCTATTGTCACTTTAGTCGATGTACCAGGATTCTTACCAGGAACGGGGCAAGAATATTCAGGAATCATATTACATGGGGCTAAATTACTATTCGCTTATGGTGAAGCTACTGTGCCAAAAGTAACCATAACATTACGGAAATCGTATGGTGGAGCTCATGATGTAATGAGTTGTAAACAATTACGAGGCGATTTAAACTACGCCTGGCCAACTGCAGAAATTGCGGTAATGGGAGCAAAAGGAGCAGTAGAGGTTTTAGAAGGGTCTAATATTAGAAAAATAGAAGATGCTGGTGAGAAACAAACTTATATCAACGAAAAAGAACATGAGTACAATACCAAATTTGCTAATCCGTATGTGGCTGCAAAATATGGTTTTATAGACGATGTTATCGAGCCTAGAAATACACGATTTAGAATTGTACGAGCTCTAGAGTTGTTAGCGAATAAAAAAGAGGTAAACCCTCCAAAGAAACATTCTAATATTCCACTGTAA
- a CDS encoding mannosyltransferase, with protein MTAKYSVKKTPIIWISLFLSLILLYTIFGYHLERTEYFKLISLYVALFFVSFKIVQLNNKNINLLLIISLLARFVFLMAIPNLSQDFYRFIWDGRMIFEGFNPYLHTPDSFLLKGIFPVADAQILYNKMGPLSASHFTNYPPVSQFCYYVAALFAKNSILGPVIVMRILIILADLMTFYFGSKLLKNLNLPAHYIFWYILNPFIIIELTGNLHFEGVMICFFVMSLYLLQKLKWQWAAVAFSLSVATKLIPLIFLPFIFKYLKLKKGFMFCAIVGLLNIALFLPFISSEFITNYAETVGLWFKNFEFNASLFNIAKSIGFNITGHNEIKLIGPIMAVLVIIYIAITTYKSPLKHMRQLLIHMLLVITIYYFMATTVHPWYVSLLLILAVFTGYKFPLVWSLSIILSYLAYASSDNTENLWVIALEYIPVYATFIYEVILKKPIGNTNYTQQISEHSV; from the coding sequence ATGACTGCAAAATATTCTGTTAAAAAAACGCCAATAATTTGGATATCACTTTTTCTTAGCCTAATCCTTTTGTACACCATTTTTGGTTATCATTTAGAACGTACAGAATATTTTAAGTTAATTAGTCTTTATGTCGCATTATTTTTTGTGAGTTTTAAAATCGTGCAGCTAAATAACAAGAATATTAATCTATTACTTATCATTTCACTATTAGCCCGATTTGTATTCTTAATGGCCATACCAAATTTGTCTCAAGATTTTTATCGTTTTATTTGGGATGGTCGGATGATTTTTGAAGGCTTTAATCCTTATTTGCACACCCCAGATTCTTTTTTATTAAAAGGTATTTTCCCTGTAGCTGATGCACAAATTTTATATAATAAAATGGGACCGCTTAGTGCGTCACACTTTACTAATTACCCACCTGTAAGTCAGTTTTGTTATTATGTAGCAGCCCTATTTGCTAAGAATTCCATTTTAGGACCGGTAATCGTGATGCGAATTTTAATTATTTTGGCCGATTTGATGACGTTTTACTTCGGAAGTAAACTTTTAAAAAACCTCAATCTTCCTGCTCATTATATATTTTGGTATATTCTTAATCCATTTATTATAATAGAACTAACGGGTAACTTGCATTTTGAAGGGGTTATGATTTGCTTTTTTGTAATGAGTTTATATCTATTACAAAAACTAAAATGGCAATGGGCTGCAGTTGCTTTTTCACTATCTGTAGCAACCAAACTAATACCTTTAATATTCCTGCCTTTTATATTTAAATATCTAAAACTGAAAAAAGGATTTATGTTTTGCGCCATTGTTGGACTACTAAATATAGCTTTATTTCTTCCGTTTATAAGTTCAGAATTTATCACGAATTATGCAGAAACTGTTGGCTTGTGGTTTAAAAACTTTGAATTTAATGCCAGCCTATTTAACATCGCTAAATCTATTGGATTTAATATAACCGGACATAACGAGATTAAACTCATTGGACCTATAATGGCTGTATTAGTAATAATCTATATTGCTATAACAACTTATAAATCGCCTCTAAAACACATGCGTCAGCTATTAATACATATGCTGTTAGTAATTACTATATATTACTTTATGGCAACTACGGTTCATCCGTGGTATGTTAGCCTACTACTTATTTTAGCTGTCTTTACGGGCTATAAGTTTCCTTTGGTGTGGAGTCTTAGTATTATATTAAGTTACCTTGCATATGCGAGCTCTGATAACACAGAAAATTTATGGGTAATTGCTTTAGAGTACATCCCTGTTTATGCCACCTTTATTTACGAAGTCATCTTAAAAAAACCTATTGGAAACACGAATTACACGCAACAAATATCAGAGCATTCGGTGTAA
- the mce gene encoding methylmalonyl-CoA epimerase: MNISHIEHIGIAVENLEESIKYYEGVLGLKCYSIEEVADQKVKTAFFMVGQTKIELLESTSPDGPIGKFIAKKGQGMHHIAFAVNDSTEALKLAEERGVTLIDKTSRKGAEGLNIGFLHPKSTQGVLTELCSKDK, from the coding sequence ATGAATATTTCACATATTGAGCACATCGGAATTGCAGTAGAAAATTTAGAAGAATCTATAAAGTACTATGAAGGTGTCTTAGGGTTAAAATGTTACTCTATTGAAGAAGTTGCAGACCAGAAAGTTAAAACCGCTTTTTTTATGGTGGGGCAAACTAAAATAGAATTATTAGAAAGTACATCTCCAGATGGTCCAATAGGCAAATTTATAGCCAAAAAGGGACAAGGGATGCATCACATCGCTTTTGCTGTTAACGACTCTACTGAAGCCTTAAAATTAGCCGAAGAACGTGGTGTAACTTTAATTGATAAAACGTCTAGAAAGGGCGCAGAAGGATTAAACATCGGGTTCCTTCATCCTAAATCTACTCAAGGCGTACTTACAGAACTTTGTTCAAAAGATAAATAG
- a CDS encoding mevalonate kinase family protein yields the protein MKGPLFYSKILLFGEYGIIKDSKGLSIPYNFYNGALKMTTTPTDKTIKSNESLKRYATYLGTISTDLVLFDLKTLHEDIDAGMYFDSSIPQGYGVGSSGALVAALYDKYAQDKITVLENLTREKLLKLKTIFSEMESFFHGKSSGLDPLNSYLSIPILINSKDNIEATGIPSQKSDGKGAVFLIDSGIVGETAPMVQIFMENMKQEGFRNMIKDQFIKHTDACVDDFLKGDVKSLFKNTKQLSKVVLNNFKPMIPQQFHDLWKKGLDTNDYYLKLCGSGGGGYILGFTEDFEKAKQALHGQKLEVVYNF from the coding sequence ATGAAAGGACCTTTATTTTATTCTAAAATTTTACTTTTTGGTGAATATGGTATCATAAAAGATAGCAAGGGATTATCTATACCTTATAACTTTTATAATGGGGCATTAAAAATGACCACCACACCAACGGATAAAACAATAAAATCTAACGAAAGTTTAAAGCGTTACGCAACGTATTTAGGTACTATTAGTACCGATTTAGTGCTATTCGATTTAAAAACGTTGCATGAAGATATAGATGCTGGTATGTATTTCGATTCGTCAATTCCTCAAGGATACGGTGTTGGAAGTAGTGGTGCTTTAGTTGCTGCGCTTTACGATAAGTATGCCCAAGATAAAATTACGGTTCTAGAAAATTTAACGCGTGAAAAACTGTTAAAGCTGAAAACCATTTTTTCTGAAATGGAATCGTTCTTTCACGGAAAATCTTCAGGGTTAGATCCTTTAAATAGTTATTTAAGTATTCCTATTTTAATCAATTCTAAAGATAATATTGAAGCTACAGGTATTCCGTCGCAAAAGAGTGATGGAAAAGGTGCTGTGTTCTTAATAGATAGTGGTATTGTTGGAGAAACAGCTCCGATGGTACAGATTTTTATGGAAAACATGAAGCAAGAAGGGTTTAGAAACATGATTAAAGATCAGTTTATTAAACATACAGATGCTTGTGTTGACGATTTCTTAAAAGGTGATGTAAAGTCGCTATTTAAAAATACAAAGCAATTATCTAAAGTTGTTTTGAATAACTTTAAACCAATGATTCCTCAGCAGTTTCACGACTTATGGAAAAAAGGTTTAGATACTAACGATTACTACTTAAAGCTATGTGGCTCTGGTGGTGGTGGTTACATTCTTGGTTTTACCGAAGATTTTGAAAAAGCGAAGCAAGCCCTTCACGGCCAAAAGCTAGAAGTTGTTTACAATTTCTAG
- a CDS encoding geranylgeranylglycerol-phosphate geranylgeranyltransferase, whose amino-acid sequence MFSRKHKHILLKFFSMFSVVRGYNVLMVVVAQYVTAVYILAHDKPVREVVFDLNLFMLVLASSATIAGGYIINNFYDSEKDLINRPQKSMLDRLISQNVKLSFYFVLNLLAVIMASYVSFKAVVFFALYIFGIWFYSHKLKKRPFIGNLTSAVLTITPFFAIFMYYQNFEHVIFVHATYLFLIISMRELTKDLENIPGDLAQGYKTIPIVYGEKYSKIMLTILALLTLVPTYFLLSKYHIGHMYYFFYFTMFLLAMFLVLLWNSNSKKHYLILHNILKFIIISGVLSVLLIDVNVVLNRLF is encoded by the coding sequence ATGTTCTCTAGAAAACATAAACATATTTTATTGAAATTTTTCAGTATGTTTTCTGTGGTTCGAGGCTATAACGTACTTATGGTTGTTGTGGCACAATATGTTACTGCAGTTTATATCTTAGCGCATGATAAGCCGGTTCGGGAAGTTGTTTTCGATTTAAATTTATTCATGTTGGTTTTGGCATCTTCGGCAACGATTGCTGGCGGATACATTATTAATAATTTCTACGATTCGGAAAAAGATTTAATTAATAGGCCACAAAAATCGATGCTTGATCGGTTAATTAGTCAGAATGTAAAACTCTCCTTTTATTTTGTACTTAATCTACTTGCCGTAATCATGGCTAGTTATGTGTCGTTTAAGGCTGTTGTTTTTTTTGCATTGTATATTTTCGGAATTTGGTTCTATTCGCATAAATTAAAAAAGAGGCCTTTTATAGGCAATCTAACCTCAGCGGTGTTAACGATAACGCCATTCTTCGCTATTTTTATGTATTATCAGAATTTCGAACATGTTATTTTCGTGCATGCTACATATCTGTTTTTAATTATTTCCATGCGAGAGCTAACCAAAGATTTAGAAAATATTCCTGGCGATTTGGCTCAAGGTTATAAAACGATTCCCATAGTTTATGGTGAAAAGTATTCAAAAATAATGCTTACTATTTTGGCCTTGTTAACACTGGTGCCAACCTACTTTTTATTGAGTAAGTACCATATAGGACATATGTATTATTTTTTCTATTTTACAATGTTTTTATTGGCCATGTTTTTAGTGCTTTTATGGAATTCAAACTCTAAGAAACATTATCTAATACTTCATAATATTTTAAAATTTATTATTATATCAGGCGTATTAAGTGTGCTATTAATAGACGTAAACGTGGTATTAAATCGACTTTTTTAA
- the speB gene encoding agmatinase yields the protein MSNKTYAGISEDHAKLETAKIVLIPVPYDGTSTWQKGADKGPDAFLDASENMELYDIETQTEVYQQGVYLADAVTENSSPEAMVDAVHKITKKYIKKNKFVTLFGGEHSISIGTIRAFNECFDNLTVLHIDAHADLRQSYEGSTCNHACAVYEASQTTNLIQVGIRSMDVKETTVMDEEKTYFAHELAANEFWMDSAIDQMTENVFITFDLDAFDPSIMPSTGTPEPGGLFWYETLDFLKKVFEEKNVVGFDIVELCPNKKEKSSDFLAAKLYYKMLSYKFMGENIADEYDNTFESKSQKNNTSKFIEDDEY from the coding sequence ATGAGCAATAAAACATACGCTGGAATTTCAGAAGACCATGCAAAATTAGAAACGGCTAAAATTGTTTTAATCCCAGTGCCTTACGATGGAACAAGCACATGGCAAAAAGGAGCAGATAAAGGGCCAGATGCTTTTTTAGATGCGTCGGAAAACATGGAGCTTTACGATATTGAAACACAAACCGAAGTTTACCAACAAGGTGTGTATTTGGCAGATGCTGTTACAGAAAACAGCTCGCCAGAAGCCATGGTAGATGCGGTTCATAAAATCACTAAAAAATATATAAAAAAGAATAAGTTTGTTACCCTTTTTGGAGGAGAGCATTCTATATCTATAGGAACAATTAGAGCCTTTAACGAATGTTTCGATAATTTAACAGTGTTGCATATTGATGCACATGCAGATTTAAGACAATCTTACGAAGGGTCTACTTGTAACCACGCCTGTGCCGTTTACGAAGCGAGTCAGACAACGAATTTAATCCAAGTTGGAATTCGTTCAATGGACGTTAAGGAAACTACGGTAATGGATGAAGAAAAAACATATTTTGCACACGAATTGGCTGCGAATGAGTTTTGGATGGATAGTGCGATTGATCAAATGACCGAGAATGTATTTATTACATTCGATTTAGATGCTTTCGATCCATCAATCATGCCAAGTACGGGAACACCAGAACCAGGAGGATTATTTTGGTACGAAACTCTAGACTTTTTAAAGAAAGTTTTTGAAGAAAAAAACGTGGTAGGTTTCGACATTGTAGAGCTTTGTCCGAATAAGAAAGAAAAATCTTCAGATTTTTTAGCCGCAAAATTGTATTATAAAATGTTGAGTTATAAATTTATGGGCGAAAACATCGCTGATGAATACGACAATACATTTGAAAGTAAATCACAAAAAAATAACACATCTAAATTCATAGAAGACGATGAGTACTAA